From the genome of Bacteroides sp. MSB163, one region includes:
- a CDS encoding HlyD family secretion protein yields the protein MKRLRIRNITLNTVCILLALAGISWTINYFWKYVHYEITNDAVVDQYIAPLNIRASGYIKEVRFTEHQPVHAGDTLLILDNREYLIKVKDAEAALMDAKGAKDVLSSGIQTSQVNVAIQEANIAETKAKLWQQEQDYRRYANLLAEESVSQQQYEQIKTAYEATQARYQALLQQKEAAKSQYSETSKKSTGIEANILRKEADLDMAKLNLSYTIVTAPYNGYIGRRTLEPGQFVQAGQTISHLVRGNDKWITANYKETQISHIYIGQKVRIKVDAFRGHIFHGTVTAISEATDSKYALVPTDNSAGNFVKVQQRIPVRIELDDATPEEMKSLRAGMMVETEALKRG from the coding sequence CTGAAGAGATTAAGAATAAGGAATATCACCCTCAATACGGTATGTATCCTCCTTGCACTAGCGGGAATTTCATGGACGATCAATTACTTCTGGAAATACGTTCATTACGAAATCACCAATGATGCCGTAGTAGACCAGTATATAGCTCCGCTCAATATCCGCGCTTCGGGTTATATCAAGGAAGTCCGCTTCACAGAGCACCAGCCTGTGCATGCCGGAGACACCCTTCTCATTCTTGACAACCGGGAATATCTCATCAAAGTAAAGGATGCGGAAGCTGCCCTGATGGATGCGAAAGGTGCAAAAGACGTATTAAGCTCCGGCATTCAGACCTCGCAAGTAAATGTAGCCATTCAGGAAGCCAACATTGCAGAAACCAAGGCCAAGCTCTGGCAGCAGGAACAAGATTATCGCCGCTATGCCAACCTGCTTGCCGAAGAATCCGTCAGCCAGCAACAATATGAACAGATAAAAACCGCCTACGAAGCAACCCAAGCACGCTATCAGGCCCTGCTGCAACAAAAGGAAGCGGCAAAATCCCAATACTCCGAAACAAGCAAGAAATCCACCGGTATCGAAGCGAATATCCTTCGCAAAGAAGCGGATCTGGATATGGCAAAATTGAATCTCTCTTATACGATAGTCACCGCTCCTTACAACGGATATATAGGGCGCCGCACCCTCGAACCGGGACAATTCGTACAAGCCGGGCAAACCATCTCCCATCTTGTACGGGGCAACGACAAATGGATCACCGCCAACTACAAAGAAACGCAGATTTCCCACATCTACATCGGGCAGAAAGTACGCATCAAGGTCGATGCTTTCCGCGGGCATATCTTTCACGGCACAGTTACCGCTATATCCGAAGCAACCGATTCCAAGTACGCCCTGGTTCCGACTGATAACTCCGCCGGCAACTTCGTCAAAGTGCAGCAACGCATTCCCGTTCGCATCGAGCTGGACGACGCCACTCCCGAAGAGATGAAAAGCCTCCGCGCAGGCATGATGGTAGAAACCGAAGCACTGAAACGGGGATGA